The following proteins are encoded in a genomic region of Cryptomeria japonica chromosome 11, Sugi_1.0, whole genome shotgun sequence:
- the LOC131860052 gene encoding uncharacterized protein LOC131860052, producing MAERQGEQRAGNSKFKPGNGGFLGDDNLSVVGAGNQTGFQASQGTEGDKETIKSVEEKDSKNGDPHDRESIKEVEQRIDVSAQKSESKIQKEGPNLQERVDMNSNDDAFASSNSKENGGDFNEAQDYNISDFEPILLLTNGSPKSIQCNSPPNSLETVVLEGNLRIVNSKEGKPNNGGPNGEDKETQMEMENVFGDIEKDSSEIETEESRGEESWKEEDVGEEEGEAGDASDQDSPTHSVSLVNIDSQPREKEEDKINEEKDTDFE from the exons ATGGCGGAGCGGCAAGGGGAGCAGCGAGcgggaaattcaaaattcaaacctgGGAATGGCGGATTTCTGGGGGATGACAATCTTTCTGTGGTTGGAGCTGGCAATCAGACTGGTTTCCAGGCATCACAGGGCACTGAAGGGGACAAGGAGACAATCAAATCGGTGGAAGAAAAAGATTCCAAAAACGGGGACCCACACGATAGAG AAAGCATCAAAGAGGTAGAGCAAAGGATAGATGTAAGTGCTCAAAAATCTGAATCAAAGATCCAGAAGGAAGGGCCCAATCTTCAGGAAAGAGTTGATATGAATTCCAATGATGATGCTTTTGCCTCATCCAATTCTAAAGAAAATGGGGGAGACTTCAATGAGGCTCAagactataacatttcagattttGAGCCTATTTTGCTATTGACCAATGGAAGCCCTAAGTCGATCCAATGCAATTCTCCACCTAATAGTTTGGAAACGGTGGTTTtggagggaaatcttaggattgtCAATTCTAAAGAAGGTAAACcgaataatggaggacccaatggag aggacaaggaaACTCAAATGGAGATGGAGAATGTTTTTGGGGATATTGAAAAAGACAGTAGTGAGATAGAAACAGAGGAGTCCAGAGgggaggaaagttggaaagaagaggatgtgggggaagaggaaggagaagctGGGGATGCTTCCGACCAAGATAGTCCTACCCACAGTGTTAGTTTAGTCAATATCGATAGCCAGCCAAGGGAGAAGGAGGAGGATAaaattaatgaggaaaaagatacGGATTTTGAGTAG
- the LOC131041322 gene encoding glutathione S-transferase F10: MVVKMFGSGQAGCARGVLACLVEKGIEFEIVPVDILKGEQKKPEFLALQPFGKVPVVQDGDLTLFESRAIIRYYAEKYAGQGTCLLGKTLEERALVEQWLEVEGQYFSPPSYALVVQVLIVPRHGKPQDLPLIESSAQKLGEVLDVYEERLSKSKYLAGDFYSLADLTHLPFIDYIVSATDKGYLITNRKHVNAWWEDISSRPAWKKVSAM; encoded by the exons ATGGTTGTGAAGATGTTTGGATCAGGACAGGCTGGGTGCGCCAGAGGGGTGCTTGCATGCCTGGTGGAGAAAGGCATTGAGTTTGAAATTGTGCCTGTTGATATACTCAAAGGGGAACAGAAAAAACCAGAGTTCCTTGCCTTACAA CCCTTTGGAAAAGTTCCAGTGGTGCAGGATGGAGATCTCACACTGTTTG AGTCAAGGGCAATTATAAGGTACTATGCTGAGAAATATGCAGGGCAGGGGACCTGTCTACTGGGGAAAACCTTAGAGGAGAGAGCATTGGTTGAACAGTGGCTAGAAGTAGAAGGGCAGTACTTCAGTCCTCCTTCTTATGCACTGGTTGTCCAGGTGCTAATCGTCCCAAGGCATGGTAAGCCTCAGGACTTGCCATTGATTGAGAGCAGTGCCCAAAAGTTGGGGGAAGTGTTAGATGTGTATGAAGAGAGGCTATCAAAGAGCAAGTATTTGGCAGGGGACTTTTATAGCCTTGCTGATCTGACCCATCTTCCATTTATTGATTACATAGTGAGTGCTACTGATAAGGGGTATTTGATTACAAACAGGAAACATGTGAATGCATGGTGGGAGGATATTTCCTCCAGACCTGCATGGAAGAAGGTTTCAGCTATGTGA